A region of the Streptomyces sp. NBC_00442 genome:
GCGGCGAGCTCCTCCTCCTGACGGGCCTGCATGAGGACGACGGCGAGGATGCCGGCCGCGCGCTCGGCGGCCATGCGGTGCACCGGGAGCAGGGGCGGGCCGACCGCGAGGAGCGCGAGGCGGGCCCGTACCGACCCGGCCCCGTGGCCCCCGCCCGGCACGTCCACCAGGACCGCGCCCACCGGCGGCCCCGACGCCCGGGTCTCGCGCTGGCCGCGCAGCCCCTCCCAGACCTGGAGCGGATCGGCGGCCGCCTCGCCCGCCCCGCAGCCGGCGGCGTACAGGAGCTGGCCGTCGGGAGTTTCCAGGAAGACCGGGTTGGCGGTGAAGTCGGCCAGGATGCCGAGGACCTGGGGGATCCCGCCGCCGCCGAGCAGGGCGCCCGTGCAGCGCCGGTGGACCTCCTCGGCGCGTTGCAGCAGGGCGTAGTGGCCGTTGACGATCTCGGTGTGGATCTCCTCGGTCACCGTGACGAACGGGACCTCGCGGTGCAGCTGGACCAGGGGGAGCCCGGCGGCCCGCGCGGTCTCGACGAGGGTGGCCGGGAGCCGGGCGAAGCGCGGGCCGAGCTCGACGACGAGGGCGGCGATGCCCCGGTCCGCGAGCCGCCGGACGAACGCGCGCTGCTCCGCGGGGCGGGTGCCGAGGCCGAGGCCGGTGGTCAGGAGCAGCTCGCCGCCCTTGAGTAGCGACGCGATGTTGGGCACCTCGCCGGCGTGTACCCAGCGCACGGTGCGCTGGAGCCGGTCGGCGCCCGCGACGACCTCCGGCAGGCCGCCGCGCAGCCCCGGCAGTTCGAGGGCCCGCTGCACGGTGATCCCGCCCTGCTGCGTGTCCACTGCGCCCACCTCTTCCTCCCGCGGACCCGGGGCCCGACCCCGGGACGACACCGCATGCGGCGGACGCTACCTGCGGTTACGTCCGGTACCCGCCCCTTGTGGCACACCTCACGCGGGTCGTGCGGGAGTCCGGGCGCGTCGCCCGGACTCCGGAGCGCGGGGCACGGCCCGAAGGCCCCGCGCCGTTGGGCCCTTCAGCCGCCGTAGGCGCCCGACGCGGTCAGCCGCAGCGCCGTGTCGATCAGCGGAACGTGGCTGAAGGCCTGCGGGAAGTTGCCCACCTGGCGCTGGAGGTGCGGGTCCCACTCCTCGGCGAGCAGGCCCAGGTCGTTGCGGAGCGCGAGCAGCTTCTCGAAGAGCTTGCGGGCCTCGTCGACCCGGCCGATCATCGCGAGGTCGTCCGCCATCCAGAACGAGCAGGCCAGGAACGCGCCTTCCTCGCCCGCCAGGCCGTCGAGGTTGTCCGTGTCGCCGCCCGTGGTGGGGTAGCGCAGGATGAAGCCGTCCGGCGTGGACAGCTCGCGCTGGATCGCCTCGATGGTGCCGATGACGCGCTTGTCGTCCGGCGGCAGGAAGCCCATCTGCGGGATCAGGAGCAGCGAGGCGTCCAGTTCCTT
Encoded here:
- a CDS encoding PucR family transcriptional regulator, with translation MDTQQGGITVQRALELPGLRGGLPEVVAGADRLQRTVRWVHAGEVPNIASLLKGGELLLTTGLGLGTRPAEQRAFVRRLADRGIAALVVELGPRFARLPATLVETARAAGLPLVQLHREVPFVTVTEEIHTEIVNGHYALLQRAEEVHRRCTGALLGGGGIPQVLGILADFTANPVFLETPDGQLLYAAGCGAGEAAADPLQVWEGLRGQRETRASGPPVGAVLVDVPGGGHGAGSVRARLALLAVGPPLLPVHRMAAERAAGILAVVLMQARQEEELAARGRGDFLTDLAEGRITPEDAPGQAKVLGFRPGDGPLLPVVMRLASELAPTGNWAVLARAVLEELSSVGVPVLLGVRPVEGRVPLLLGLRSESERTAVADRVAAALRAGVERAGLMGARAGTQPVVVVGVAGSWAAAGAGLRHAAETAAAAQGLPERPWYDARRLDIDLLLWRLREHRDLAAFVERAIGPLQAHDRAARPPLLPTLETYLAHAGRKAETARELHLNRQTLYNRLARIADLLGTDLDDPQTVLALSLALRARRHAAG